One Streptomyces sp. RPA4-2 genomic window carries:
- a CDS encoding chorismate mutase encodes MTTSNTGDATDPTGNATDDSGNPTSDTGDATDSPGTDADATVRAELARLRDSIDNIDAAVVHMLAERFKCTQQVGHLKAAHQLPPADPSREAQQIARLRRLAENAKLDPAFAEKLLNFIIAEVIRHHESIADGTGQAAGATGE; translated from the coding sequence ATGACCACCAGCAACACCGGCGACGCGACCGACCCCACCGGCAACGCGACTGACGACAGCGGCAACCCGACCAGCGACACCGGCGACGCGACCGACAGCCCCGGCACGGACGCCGACGCGACGGTGCGCGCCGAACTCGCCCGGCTGCGCGACAGCATCGACAACATCGACGCCGCCGTCGTCCACATGCTCGCCGAGCGCTTCAAATGCACCCAGCAGGTCGGCCACCTCAAAGCAGCCCACCAACTGCCGCCCGCCGACCCCTCCCGCGAGGCCCAGCAGATCGCCCGGCTGCGCCGGCTCGCGGAGAACGCCAAGCTGGATCCGGCCTTCGCGGAAAAACTGCTGAACTTCATCATCGCCGAGGTCATCCGCCACCACGAGAGCATCGCGGACGGCACGGGACAGGCCGCCGGGGCCACGGGGGAGTGA
- a CDS encoding serine protease, producing MKSPKKFTGLRRLLALGAVALAAVSLQPVSAQAAPAPVVGGTRAAQGEFPFMVRLSMGCGGALYTQQIVLTAAHCVNGSGTNTSITATAGVVDLQSTSAIKVKSTKVLQAPGYNGKGKDWALIKLATPIQQPTLKIATTTAYNNGNFTVAGWGATREGGAQQRYLLKATVPFVSDAACQQAYGSDLVPGDEICAGFVQQGGVDTCQGDSGGPMFRKDDSGAFVQVGIVSWGQGCAEPGYPGVYSEVSTFAAAIARAASTL from the coding sequence TTGAAGTCTCCGAAGAAGTTCACGGGCCTCAGAAGACTCCTCGCCCTCGGCGCCGTCGCCCTCGCCGCCGTCTCGCTCCAGCCCGTCTCCGCCCAGGCCGCGCCCGCGCCCGTCGTCGGCGGAACCCGCGCCGCGCAGGGCGAGTTCCCCTTCATGGTCCGGCTCTCCATGGGCTGCGGCGGCGCCCTCTACACCCAGCAGATCGTGCTGACCGCCGCGCACTGTGTGAACGGCTCCGGCACCAACACCTCCATCACCGCCACCGCCGGCGTCGTCGACCTGCAGAGCACCAGCGCCATCAAGGTCAAGTCGACGAAGGTACTCCAGGCGCCCGGCTACAACGGCAAGGGCAAGGACTGGGCCCTCATCAAGCTCGCCACGCCCATCCAGCAGCCCACCCTGAAGATCGCCACCACCACCGCCTACAACAACGGGAACTTCACCGTCGCCGGCTGGGGCGCCACCCGCGAGGGCGGCGCCCAGCAGCGCTACCTCCTCAAGGCCACCGTGCCCTTCGTCAGCGACGCCGCCTGCCAACAGGCGTACGGCAGCGACCTCGTGCCCGGTGACGAGATCTGCGCCGGGTTCGTCCAGCAGGGCGGGGTCGACACCTGCCAGGGCGACTCCGGCGGACCGATGTTCCGCAAGGACGACTCCGGCGCGTTCGTCCAGGTCGGGATCGTCAGCTGGGGCCAGGGCTGCGCCGAGCCCGGATACCCCGGCGTCTACAGCGAGGTCTCGACCTTCGCGGCCGCCATAGCCAGGGCGGCGTCCACCCTGTAG
- a CDS encoding beta-galactosidase family protein, protein MSEFAVGDTDFLLDGRPVRLLSGALHYFRVREEQWGHRLGMLRAMGLNCVETYVPWNLHEPRPGVFRDVQALGRFLDAAREAGLWAIVRPGPYICAEWENGGLPHWLTGRPRTRDEEYLRDVERWFHHLTHEIVPRQIDRGGPVLMVQVENEYGSYGSDQVYLRRLADVLRAEGVSVPLFTSDGPEDHMLSGGSVPGVLATVNFGSRAREAFEVLRRHRSEGPLMCMEFWCGWFDHWGGEHVVRDPGDAADALREILKCGASVNLYMAHGGTNFAGWAGANRGGGALHEGPLEPDVTSYDYDAPLDELGRPTEKFWRFREILAGYAEGPLPDVPPAPAPLGAPAVVDLREWAPPDAVLEALGGVEAEYAVPPTFEEVDVDRGLVRYELTVPGPRGPYPLLLRGLRDLAVVYVDGAAAGVLTEDDCRLSEPVAGNARVEMWVESLGRVNYGPRSGEPKGITGGVLHERQYLHGVRARGLRLDAFDDGVGGVPFAGLPAGGARGLYRGTVEVRGAGDAFLDLPGWTRGFVWINGFNLGRYWSAGPQRSLYVPGPVLREGANEVWVLELQESGGESAGPVPPVLRGPAPIGAHDAPVPIGTHDALPGSRGLG, encoded by the coding sequence ATGAGCGAGTTCGCGGTGGGGGACACGGATTTTCTGCTGGACGGGCGGCCGGTGCGGCTGCTGTCGGGCGCGCTGCACTACTTCCGAGTGCGTGAGGAGCAGTGGGGGCACCGGCTCGGGATGCTGCGGGCGATGGGGCTCAACTGTGTGGAAACGTACGTCCCGTGGAATCTGCACGAGCCGCGGCCGGGCGTGTTCCGTGACGTGCAGGCGCTGGGCCGGTTCCTGGACGCGGCGCGGGAGGCGGGTCTGTGGGCGATCGTGCGGCCCGGCCCCTACATCTGTGCGGAGTGGGAGAACGGCGGGCTGCCGCACTGGCTGACGGGGCGGCCGCGCACCAGGGACGAGGAGTACCTGCGGGACGTGGAGCGCTGGTTCCACCATCTGACGCACGAGATCGTGCCCCGGCAGATCGACCGGGGTGGCCCCGTGCTGATGGTGCAGGTCGAGAACGAGTACGGCAGTTACGGATCCGACCAGGTGTATCTGCGGCGGCTGGCCGACGTGCTGCGTGCCGAGGGGGTGAGCGTCCCGCTGTTCACCTCGGACGGTCCCGAGGACCACATGCTCAGTGGCGGCTCGGTTCCCGGTGTCCTCGCGACGGTCAATTTCGGCTCCCGCGCGCGTGAGGCGTTCGAGGTGCTGCGCCGGCACCGGTCCGAAGGCCCGCTGATGTGCATGGAGTTCTGGTGCGGCTGGTTCGACCACTGGGGCGGTGAGCACGTCGTACGGGATCCTGGGGACGCGGCGGACGCGCTGCGCGAGATCCTAAAGTGCGGGGCGTCGGTCAATCTCTACATGGCGCACGGGGGGACGAACTTCGCGGGCTGGGCGGGTGCGAACCGGGGCGGTGGAGCGCTCCACGAGGGCCCGCTGGAGCCGGACGTCACCTCGTACGACTACGACGCTCCCCTCGACGAACTCGGGCGGCCCACCGAGAAGTTCTGGCGCTTCCGGGAGATTTTGGCCGGGTACGCGGAAGGGCCGCTGCCGGACGTGCCGCCGGCCCCGGCGCCGCTGGGCGCGCCCGCGGTCGTGGATCTGCGGGAGTGGGCTCCGCCGGATGCGGTGCTGGAGGCGCTGGGCGGTGTGGAGGCCGAGTACGCCGTGCCTCCCACCTTCGAGGAAGTGGACGTGGACCGGGGCCTGGTCCGGTACGAGCTGACCGTGCCGGGGCCTCGGGGTCCGTATCCGCTGCTGCTGCGCGGGCTGCGGGATCTGGCGGTGGTGTACGTCGACGGAGCGGCGGCCGGGGTACTGACCGAGGACGACTGCCGGCTCAGCGAGCCCGTCGCGGGGAACGCGCGGGTGGAGATGTGGGTGGAGTCGCTGGGCAGGGTCAACTACGGGCCGCGTTCGGGCGAGCCGAAGGGCATCACCGGGGGTGTGCTGCACGAGCGGCAGTATCTGCACGGGGTGCGGGCTCGGGGACTGCGTCTCGACGCGTTCGACGACGGCGTCGGCGGGGTGCCCTTCGCGGGGCTGCCGGCGGGGGGTGCCCGGGGTCTGTACCGCGGCACGGTGGAGGTGCGCGGCGCCGGGGACGCCTTTCTCGATCTTCCGGGCTGGACGCGGGGGTTCGTGTGGATCAACGGGTTCAATCTCGGCCGCTACTGGTCGGCGGGCCCGCAGCGGTCGCTGTACGTGCCCGGGCCGGTGCTGCGCGAGGGGGCCAACGAGGTGTGGGTCCTGGAGCTCCAGGAGTCGGGCGGGGAGTCCGCCGGGCCGGTGCCGCCGGTTCTGCGCGGCCCGGCTCCGATCGGGGCGCACGATGCTCCGGTTCCGATCGGAACGCACGATGCTCTGCCTGGTTCGCGGGGCCTGGGCTAG
- the pepN gene encoding aminopeptidase N has protein sequence MSVLTRDEAQTRAKLLDVHHYGIELDLTRGDETFDSRTVIRFTARADADTFVELKPAELRSVTLDGQPLDPETLDGNRLPLKGLTEGEHELRLDTGMHYSRTGEGMHRFTDPTDGETYLYTQLFMEDVQRVFAAFDQPDLKAVFDLSVTAPDGWTVLANGVTEHLGEGRWQAAPTPPISTYLVAVAAGPWHSVRTEHRGLPFGIHCRRSLAPYLDTDADEILDITRACYDRYHEKFDEPYPFDSYDQAFVPEFNAGAMENPGLVTFRDEFVYRSAVTDTERQTRAMVIAHEMAHMWFGDLVTLRWWDDIWLNESFAEYMGYQTLTEATRFTDTWTDFGVTRKPWGYDADQRPSTHPVAPDPDAVPDTASAMLNFDGISYAKGASALRQLVTWLGEKDFLAGINTHFTRHKFANATLADFIDSLAAATERDVQAWAASWLRTTGVDTLRPALTETQGTWHLTVEHHGSRPHRIAVGAYDTVPGEDRRLVPRDRFETDVPQDAPVELGPGRRPALLLLNDGDLTYAKIRFDTDSFQTISAALSGLPEPLTRAVVWNALRDAVRDGELPAMAYVDAARTHLPHETDLALVQGVLTFAATQVADRLLPAEDRPTALATLADLCRDLLRRTEDGDNPGLRLTAVRHYIAVAAHPDTISAWFSEGTVPGGPELDPELRWRVLGRLAVLGAIDDAVIEAELVQDPSATGQEGAARCRAALPDPEAKRRAWEEMFGSDHLSNYLFTATAQGFWQPEQADLVREYVERYWPDAVALAARRGPAIAEAAGRYAFPAHAVTPETLALGEACLRDADPIPALRRKLVDQLDDLARALKVREASGN, from the coding sequence ATGTCCGTACTGACGCGCGACGAAGCGCAGACCCGTGCCAAGCTCCTCGACGTCCACCACTACGGGATCGAACTCGACCTGACCCGCGGGGACGAGACCTTCGACTCCCGGACCGTCATCCGGTTCACCGCCCGCGCCGACGCGGACACCTTCGTGGAGCTGAAGCCCGCCGAGCTGCGCTCCGTCACCCTCGACGGACAGCCCCTCGACCCCGAAACCCTCGACGGGAACAGGCTGCCCCTCAAAGGCCTGACCGAGGGCGAACACGAACTACGCCTCGACACCGGCATGCACTACTCCCGCACCGGCGAGGGCATGCACCGCTTCACCGACCCCACCGACGGCGAGACCTACCTCTACACCCAGCTGTTCATGGAAGACGTCCAGCGCGTCTTCGCCGCCTTCGACCAGCCCGACCTGAAGGCCGTCTTCGACCTCTCCGTCACCGCGCCCGACGGCTGGACCGTCCTCGCCAACGGCGTCACCGAACACCTGGGAGAGGGCCGCTGGCAGGCCGCCCCCACCCCACCGATCTCCACCTACCTCGTCGCCGTCGCCGCAGGCCCCTGGCACTCCGTCCGCACCGAGCACCGCGGCCTCCCCTTCGGCATCCACTGCCGCCGCTCACTCGCCCCCTACCTGGACACCGACGCCGACGAGATCCTCGACATCACCCGCGCCTGCTACGACCGCTACCACGAGAAGTTCGACGAGCCCTACCCCTTCGACTCCTACGACCAGGCGTTCGTCCCCGAATTCAACGCCGGCGCCATGGAGAACCCCGGCCTCGTCACCTTCCGCGACGAGTTCGTCTACCGCTCCGCCGTCACCGACACCGAACGCCAGACCCGCGCCATGGTCATCGCCCACGAAATGGCCCACATGTGGTTCGGTGACCTCGTCACCCTGCGCTGGTGGGACGACATCTGGCTCAACGAGTCCTTCGCCGAGTACATGGGCTACCAGACCCTCACCGAAGCCACCCGCTTCACCGACACCTGGACCGACTTCGGCGTCACCCGCAAACCCTGGGGCTACGACGCCGACCAGCGCCCCTCCACCCACCCCGTCGCCCCCGACCCGGACGCCGTCCCCGACACCGCGTCCGCCATGCTCAACTTCGACGGCATCTCCTACGCCAAGGGCGCCTCCGCCCTGCGCCAACTCGTCACCTGGCTCGGCGAGAAGGACTTCCTGGCCGGCATCAACACCCACTTCACCCGCCACAAGTTCGCCAACGCCACCCTCGCCGACTTCATCGACTCCCTCGCCGCCGCCACCGAACGCGACGTCCAGGCCTGGGCCGCCTCCTGGCTGCGCACCACCGGCGTCGACACCCTCCGTCCCGCGCTCACCGAGACCCAGGGCACCTGGCACCTCACCGTCGAACACCACGGCAGCCGCCCCCACCGCATCGCCGTCGGCGCCTACGACACCGTCCCGGGCGAGGACAGGCGACTCGTCCCACGGGACCGCTTCGAGACCGACGTACCCCAGGACGCCCCCGTCGAACTCGGCCCCGGCCGCCGCCCCGCCCTGCTCCTCCTCAACGACGGCGACCTCACCTACGCCAAGATCCGCTTCGACACCGACTCCTTCCAGACCATCAGCGCCGCCCTCTCCGGCCTCCCCGAACCCCTCACCCGCGCCGTCGTCTGGAACGCCCTGCGCGACGCCGTCCGCGACGGCGAACTGCCCGCCATGGCCTACGTGGACGCCGCCCGCACCCACCTCCCGCACGAGACCGACCTCGCCCTCGTCCAAGGCGTCCTGACGTTCGCCGCCACCCAGGTCGCCGACCGCCTGCTGCCCGCCGAGGACCGCCCGACCGCCCTCGCCACCCTCGCCGACCTCTGCCGCGACCTCCTGCGCCGCACCGAGGACGGCGACAACCCGGGGCTGCGCCTCACCGCTGTACGCCACTACATCGCCGTCGCCGCGCACCCCGACACCATCAGCGCCTGGTTCTCCGAGGGCACCGTCCCCGGCGGCCCGGAACTCGACCCCGAACTGCGCTGGCGCGTCCTCGGCCGCCTCGCCGTCCTCGGCGCCATCGACGACGCCGTCATCGAGGCCGAACTCGTCCAGGACCCCAGTGCCACCGGCCAGGAAGGCGCCGCCCGCTGCCGCGCCGCACTGCCCGACCCCGAGGCCAAACGACGCGCCTGGGAGGAGATGTTCGGCTCCGACCACCTCTCCAACTACCTGTTCACCGCGACCGCCCAGGGCTTCTGGCAGCCCGAACAGGCCGACCTCGTACGGGAGTACGTCGAGCGCTACTGGCCCGACGCCGTGGCCCTCGCCGCCCGCCGCGGCCCCGCCATCGCCGAGGCCGCCGGCCGCTACGCCTTCCCCGCCCACGCCGTCACACCCGAGACCCTCGCCCTCGGCGAGGCCTGCCTGCGCGACGCCGACCCCATCCCCGCGCTGCGCCGCAAGCTCGTCGACCAACTCGACGACCTGGCAAGGGCACTGAAGGTACGGGAGGCAAGCGGGAACTAG